In a genomic window of Gossypium arboreum isolate Shixiya-1 chromosome 7, ASM2569848v2, whole genome shotgun sequence:
- the LOC108484566 gene encoding homeobox-leucine zipper protein ATHB-8-like, with the protein MMAVTSSCKEGNKIAMDNGKYVRYTPEQVEALERLYYECPKPSSMRRQQLIREYPILSNIEPKQIKVWFQNRRCREKQRKEASRLQAVNRKLTAMNKLLMEENDRLQKQVSQLVYEKSYFRQQSQQQAGLATTDTSCDSVVTSGHQHHLTPQHPPRDASPAGLLSIADETLTEFLSKATGTAVEWVQMPGMKPGPDSIGIVAISHGCTGVAARACGLVGLDPTRVAEILKDRPSWFRDCRAVDVINVLSTGNGGTIELLYMQLYAPTTLAPARDFWLLRYTSVLEDGSLVVCERSLNNTQNGPNMPPAANFVRAEMLPSGYLIRPCEGGGSIIHIVDHMDLEPWSVPEVLRPLYESSTLLAQKTTMAALRHLRQISQEISQPNVTGWGRRPAALRALSQKLSKGFNEAVNGFTDEGWSMLESDGADDITLLVNSSPGKMMGINLSYTNGFPSVGTAVLCAKASMLLQNVPPAILLRFLREHRSEWADSGIDAYSAAAIKAGPCSLPMSRGGSFGGQVILPLAHTIEHEEFMEVIKLENMGHYRDDMIMPGDIFLLQLCSGVDENAVGSCAELIFAPIDASFSDDALIIPSGFRIIPLDSGTDASSPSRTLDLASTLEVGTAGNRTTGDRSGRCGNSKSVMTIAFQFVCEIHLQENIAAMARQYVRSIIASVQRVALALSPSNFGSHAGFQSPPGSPEAQTLARWICQSYRCFLRMELLKQEGTESILKSLWHHTDAILCCSMKAPPIFMFGNQAGLDMLETTLVALQDISLEKIFDENGRKALFAEFPQVMQQGFMCLQGGICLSSMGRAVSYERAVAWKVVNDEENAHCICFMFINWSFV; encoded by the exons ATGATGGCGGTGACCTCATCCTGCAAAGAAGGGAACAAGATAGCAATGGATAATGGGAAATATGTGAGGTACACACCCGAGCAAGTCGAAGCTTTAGAACGTCTTTACTATGAATGTCCTAAGCCTAGCTCTATGCGTCGTCAACAGCTCATTCGTGAGTACCCTATCCTCTCCAACATCGAGCCTAAGCAGATCAAAGTTTGGTTCCAAAATCGCAG ATGTAGAGAAAAACAAAGGAAAGAGGCATCTCGTCTCCAAGCTGTAAACAGGAAGTTGACAGCCATGAATAAACTGTTAATGGAGGAGAACGATAGGTTACAAAAACAAGTTTCCCAACTTGTTTATGAAAAAAGCTACTTTCGCCAACAGTCTCAACAGCAGGCGGGGTTAGCCACCACAGATACAAGCTGTGACTCAGTGGTGACAAGTGGTCATCAACACCATTTGACTCCTCAGCATCCTCCAAGAGATGCCAGTCCTGCAGG ACTTTTGTCTATTGCAGATGAAACTTTAACAGAGTTTTTATCAAAGGCCACTGGAACCGCTGTGGAGTGGGTCCAAATGCCTGGGATGAAG CCTGGTCCGGATTCTATTGGAATCGTTGCTATTTCTCATGGTTGCACTGGAGTGGCAGCACGTGCATGCGGACTCGTGGGACTTGATCCTACCAGG GTCGCTGAAATCCTTAAAGATCGGCCGTCATGGTTCCGTGATTGCCGAGCCGTGGATGTTATAAACGTGTTGTCCACTGGAAACGGTGGTACCATTGAACTGCTTTACATGCAG CTCTATGCGCCAACAACATTGGCACCAGCTCGTGACTTCTGGTTGCTGCGCTACACATCTGTTTTAGAAGATGGTAGTCTTGTG GTATGTGAAAGATCACTTAACAATACTCAGAACGGTCCGAATATGCCGCCAGCAGCGAATTTCGTTAGAGCAGAAATGCTGCCTAGTGGTTACCTAATTAGACCTTGTGAAGGCGGTGGATCCATCATTCACATTGTTGATCACATGGATTTGGag CCCTGGAGTGTTCCTGAAGTGTTGCGCCCCCTCTATGAGTCCTCAACATTACTTGCTCAGAAGACAACAATGGCG GCTTTGCGTCATTTAAGGCAGATTTCTCAAGAAATATCTCAGCCGAATGTTACTGGTTGGGGAAGAAGACCTGCAGCTCTACGTGCACTTAGTCAGAAATTGAGCAA GGGCTTTAATGAGGCTGTTAATGGATTTACTGATGAAGGATGGTCTATGTTGGAAAGTGATGGTGCTGATGATATTACTCTCCTTGTGAACTCCTCTCCTGGCAAGATGATGGGTATAAATCTTTCTTACACTAATGGATTTCCTTCGGTAGGCACCGCGGTTCTATGTGCCAAAGCATCCATGTTATTGCAG AATGTGCCTCCAGCAATACTTCTCAGATTCTTACGAGAACATCGATCGGAGTGGGCTGATAGTGGCATTGATGCTTACTCTGCTGCTGCTATCAAAGCTGGTCCCTGTAGTTTACCGATGTCTCGAGGTGGAAGTTTTGGTGGTCAGGTCATTCTTCCCTTGGCTCACACAATTGAGCATGAAGAG TTCATGGAGGTGATTAAGCTGGAAAATATGGGTCACTATAGAGATGACATGATCATGCCTGGTGATATCTTCCTTTTACAG CTGTGTAGTGGAGTTGATGAGAATGCAGTTGGAAGCTGTGCGGAACTCATCTTTGCCCCCATTGATGCTTCATTCTCCGATGATGCACTTATTATTCCTTCCGGTTTCCGCATCATTCCCCTCGATTCCGGAACG GATGCATCAAGTCCAAGTCGTACACTTGATCTTGCCTCCACACTTGAAGTTGGAACTGCTGGAAATCGAACAACCGGTGATCGTTCTGGTCGATGTGGGAACTCAAAATCAGTGATGACAATAGCATTCCAATTTGTGTGTGAGATCCACCTTCAAGAAAATATAGCTGCTATGGCTCGACAGTACGTTCGTAGTATCATTGCCTCGGTTCAAAGGGTAGCATTGGCACTGTCTCCTTCCAACTTTGGCTCTCATGCTGGTTTTCAGTCACCTCCTGGTTCTCCTGAAGCACAGACACTAGCTCGTTGGATTTGTCAAAGCTATAG GTGCTTTCTAAGGATGGAACTGCTCAAACAGGAAGGAACTGAATCCATTCTAAAATCGCTTTGGCATCACACAGATGCAATTCTATGTTGCTCTATGAAG GCACCGCCGATTTTTATGTTTGGCAATCAAGCAGGACTTGACATGCTTGAAACAACCTTGGTAGCCCTTCAGGACATAAGCTTGGAAAAAATatttgatgaaaatggaagaaAAGCCCTCTTTGCAGAGTTCCCACAAGTAATGCAGCAG GGTTTTATGTGCCTACAAGGTGGCATTTGTTTATCAAGCATGGGAAGAGCAGTCTCTTATGAAAGAGCAGTGGCTTGGAAAGTGGTAAATGATGAAGAGAATGCTCACTGTATCTGCTTCATGTTCATAAACTGGTCTTTTGTAtga